The region tttaagtgtctacTTACTGCAGCTCTTGCGTCAGGCATCCTGGCTTTCTTTAGCCGGGTTTTGGCTGCGTCTAGATCCAAACGTTTGACCTGTAGAAGCTTTCGTTCTTTCTAAatgggcggggggggggggggggggggagaagaaAGTAACATCATTAGTAATCCTGGATTCTAAAAACGGTACAAAATCTCAACTAGTATAAGGGTGCGGTTGCTGTGGACAGCTGCTTTATTTTAGATAGGGAATTACGTAAagtttaaaatacatatatattaaaaaaaaaccctgacattTCCTCCGCGCTTGCTCTGGGACAATTTGGAAACTCTCACACATTTGTCGCGTTAACCCAACTCACCAGGATGGTTTTGAAGTCGCCCTCTAGAAAATTTCGAAACGGCGTCAGGAAGTTGATGGCAGAACTCTGAATGAACTCCCGCTCGGCTCCGCCGATCTGCTTCTGCGTCTCGCCGCATTTTATCAGCGCATTTCCTGTTAGTCAGCAGCACAAGGAAGAGTTCACAAAGCGCTGCAATCTGCCAGAGGCCTCAACATGTCTGTCCTTTAAAACATCAGGAGCTGCGTTACAGAAACATTCACGCATGCAGATCCTTCCCGTTAaatgctgcacaaataaaataatcttccaaaggaatgttattttattagttttaagaAATCCAAACCGTCGCATAGAGGTGATTTGTTGAGCAGTTCTTCTGTCTGACACACTACGTTTGTTATTAGCTTGTTAGCAACTAAATCCagacatgtttttctctcttaaagaagaaaaaaaaaaaatgaagtttaaatttaattcaatgcaACAAGAAGAGAAAGGTTGCTAGTTGCTAGGCAACACTGACAATTTCCTAATTTACTGCCTGTATGTACATTTCTGAAATATCCAAGTCTTAAATAAGAAAGAGGGTCAAATTCTGTTTTAGACTTTCGGGAAATCAAACCTCTTTGTAATTATTcagacgtaaaaaaaaaagtcttaagctaaaataataaagctTTACGCTCTGGAAGATAAAAGATACGTTTTTGGGCTCAATAAGTTGGactcccaaagagaaattagctgaaacaatgacaaactatgaaatatgttttattattgacaaaatttctttgtttttttctttttacaaaactCCACTCTTACCATTATAACCATAGCTTTAAAAAAGTGTATAATTATGGAAAGattgaaaacaatttaacaaatcAATACCCAGAGCTggaaatttattattattagtatgtTATTCAAGTTTCATGAATGTAACAAAGCGCTGTGTGTCAGCAGAACATTGCATGATTTTACAATGTGTTGAAAAGCATTTCCCTGTCACTTTTTTATGTGCAAAGCAAAGTATTTcatgtttgtcacattttttttttttttttgttaaagaaagaaagcaaaatatgtCTCGGAAAGAAATCTGCATCAGTAAAATCTTGTGCACCCTGCCATAATAATCAGGacctttgttcatttttatttctctgatgATATACATTACTGTGAGTAAGTCTTTTCGCTTAGCTCTCATGTTTCTACAACTTCACAGTATTAACTTAGCATTAATCTATTGTATCTGAAGGTCGATTTCTCGTCAGAATAACCATCTCATGAGAAAAATAATCGGCAGGTAATATATACGTTGTTTTCTATCCTCTTGCTCTTTCCTCGTCCGTCTACCGAGGATCGTGCTTGATTTGAAAGTCTTGGCtctctttagaaataaaagaaaaaagtaagcaATGGTAATGGTGCGTTCTCTTTGTAGTCTTTGAAGTTCGATTTCCCTGAGTTTCCAGccagaaaaacaacaggaatGCAAACTGAAGTTGAAATTCCGACTGGGAAAGTCAGAGCAGCACTGCTGCAGGCATAAACTATTTATCAGCAACACTGACCAGGTTTTATTAAACCAGTGACACAGCCTACTGTAAAAATATCGGTTAATGTCTTCATTTAGTGACTGAATTCATAAAACGGGATTATAGTGTTATTAATGCTAACTGTACAACAAACCACAAATCCCACCGGTTTCCAACCTGCAACTGGAATGCTCAGAAATACTAACAAAGCTAATTTCCAGAAATTAGCAACAGACAgcttaaaatgtcaactttaaacTCAACTGTTCATTCAATCACACAATGCAGCACTGATATGTCAAAAGATATATTTTGAACACTGTACTATGGGTCTTACAGAGAAATGAGTcagaataaaaattttaaaaaaaggaaaatggtcCACAAGAACCGATCCTTTGAAATAATTAATACGGTGACACATATTCACATCAAAGGAAAATGCAGATGAACTATTTTATGCTTTCCCACCTTCAGTCCAAGCTAATGCGCTCTAAGAAGCTTTCAGCCTTTTTACTTGTTgcataaacagaaagaaattgaTGTTTGGTACAAAGCTTCTGAGTCTTAAAGGATCCGAATCTTATCagtaactttttatgttttatttttattttccagtagAACAAACAACGTGAAAGCTCATCGACGTCATAAACTCCCTCACCATAAGCAGTCCCAGGACCAAAGTCGCTTCCGGCTTCAATCATGGAGTGGCCCAGCAAGTCGTGGTTGTTGATTCGTGCGGGGGCTTTTTTCTCCAGCTTCTCGTACACAAATTCCTCCAGTCGAACATctaaaggaaagaagaaaaaaaaaatcgttaCAGGATAACTCGATTACAAAGTCATAAGACATCCGTGAGGGAGCCACACGCAAGGAGTGTTCTCATTGAGCTCACTTCGGCCTGACTCCAGTTATCTCAAAACAGAAAGCTGCATTAATGTCAATCATAACAAGCAAAGACTGAAATGGtcttctgctggttctgatcaaatatgttttagtcGTAAAAAGACCATTAGACAGGTCAGCACCGACTGTTGCACAAGACCTGAAACCCCAGATGGTCCATGTGTTTGTTGTGCCTATAGCTGCGGTTGGGCTTTAGTGATATGGCATCAGGGTGTGAACTGTGGAGGATGCACAGTTGAGCTCACACACACCAAAAGAAGACgagtgtcaaaaaaaaaaagaaaaggaaaaaagcacACTGTCTCGGGGATGTTAGGCATTGTTCTAAAGGGGCGTTGAGGTGAAATTGACACATATTATGAAGTTCAATCTGAACAAATGATGAACAAGAGATAAATCAGTCGgcttttacaatatttttcaaTCCATTAAATGCATCACGACTAAGAATCTCACCATTTCCAGTctataaaatgcatcaaaatacaGCATGTACAGTAATGTCAGTTTACATATGATTACGTAATTTTCTTAGATGATCAACAAGTCCATGACAaggttaaaaactaaataaaaatactcacTTGGATTAGGTTGTAGTAAGACCTCTGTCTGCTTCATGATCTTTTCTGTCCATTGCTTGGTGTTCTCAGCTCTGCCTAAGAGGTTCTCCAAATGGGCATCCAGCTCAGTCTTCTCAGCCTGTCCAAGCTTCTCCTCCGTAAACTGTCAGacaaattatgagaataaaaaggTTCGTTTCGCTCATTTATCGGCTTATCAAAAGAGGACCGAGATGTCAAGTGGCTATCTGCCCAGCTACATCTGATCCGTTTAGTTTGATGGTTTCTGAGGCCTGCGTCGGTGCCTATATGGAGCACCATGTAAAAATCGAAGACTACGCGGTTTAAAAACACTATCTAAAAGTAACAGCTAAGCTTGGAGGGCACAGAGACGTTCACTTAGGGGACAACAGGGTACTTAGCTACATAGTAACAACAGCAGTAACGGTAATTATCTCACAGCTGAGCTAACTGGCTAGGCTAGCAGCTAGGTTAGTTAGCAACAACTTGCTCCCGACGGTTTCACTTACTTGCACCGCGCGGCTCAGGAAGGTGCCGGCGTCCGCAGCTAAGCGCTTAACGTTAAAATCCATGGCGGTCCAGGTGAAACTGCTCTCCTCCTGACACAAGAACGGGCTTATCTCACTCTCACGTTCAAGCTGTCATCCCAACAAAAAGTGTCATtgaagcaacttttttttttcttcttcttcttcttctttttttttttttgttgttgtctgaGTTCCACCCAGCTGTTGAGCCAGACAAAGATGGTCCACTACTGAAAGATAGTTCACTGAAAGATAGTTCACGGCTTTGGCTTCTCAGAGAACAACGTTTTACGTGGCCGCGCGCATGCGCGAGAGGCATTCGCTGGCAAACGGaaggtaaaatataaaataaacaaattcgAATGAAATAACAGAGAAAATTCATAATTTACACACTGTTTGTAGCTTGCATTTAACAGgcaaaattaatcatttcattttattcgACGCCCTTTTATAACTCACTTTCTTCACTTGAGCAAAGAAATGTGGCGGCATAGGCTATCTCTCTTGATCTATATTGTTCCTGTATGGCAAGTAGTTTTAGACATATAAGATGTACAAAATGTGCTTTTCGCCTACTGTTTTTTGGGATTACGTCGCTCTAGCCAAACAGTTACTTAAACTAGAACTGTATTTTCAGTACTACTATAAAAGTTCCCACAGGTCATCAGCTAAAGCAGATTAGTGGGTGACCACTGACCAATAACAATTGGCTTTAAAACCTCCAAATTGTTAACAACTATTCACAAATTATGCAAACTAGTTAATGGAGAGCTGCCATCTTAAAGTGGCTCCAATCTCAAATCTGCTTCCATGTGAATGGAAGCAGATTTCATCTACACTGTAGCTGTAAGTGTAGATGAAAAATGATGGCCGTACTCAGGGATGTTTATCACTTGGAAGTATTATGAGAGAGAATAATGCTATAAGTCATGGAcatcttttactttttgataGTACTTATATTCATAATATAAAGACTTCAAGGGGCTAGATGTACAAACCCAGAGTAGGTTACCCCAGAACCTCAAAACCGggataatttgatttaattgagTGAAATACTCTGCTCTCTACCAGGAGAACCTCTGAACATTAGTACATTGCCAGTGATCTAAAGCACACAATCAAGTTCATTTCTGAATGGCTCAAAAAGACCTAAATGAATATTTTGGAGTGACCTACTGAAAGTCTGGACTTCAATTTGATTGAAATGCTACGGTATGACCGCAAACAGGCTGATATGGTTTTAATTtagctaaattaaaacatttctaacaaaATTAGTGGCCAAAAAATTCATTATATCGTGTGTGGAGTTTATTACATCATCCATTCCCAACTTTAAAACCACAgtggaaagattaaaaaaataaataataacaataataataaaactgagaaaacaacaGAAGGATCAGAAgaacattgtatttttttctgttagatgggcttttattttttctaatctgATGAAAATTTGTATAAATAATGGTGTTAGGGTGATGTGACACCTTTCTCTGAGTGGGACCGAATGCAtccttaaaagaaaacatttaacaagcCTGTTCAAGTGTTAAGCTATTCAAAGAATGCACAATTTGGCagatcttttgaaaaaaaaacaaaacaaaaaaaacaattaaatgttcCTTCTGTCTGGAGGTAATTATGACAGAACAGGCATGCTGTGTAGGAGGAAGCCAAAAGCTTCTGCTGGTCACAACCTTTTCACTCTCCTAAACGTTGGCTAACAGACCATGCAGGCTGTAATTACGCAATCACAATTGCGTTTTCTTCCTGTTACGCAAAGCCATCGTTTGTGTCAAATAAAGCACGcatttaagtttgtttgttttttaaaaaaaaaaaacattttagagtttAGACTTTAAACCACTTcccatttgtcatttttcaacAAGTGGGCTGGAAAAGCAACTAAGTAGCCTACACACCACATTTTTATACCCACGCTGTGCTGCAGACATAAAAGTCTCTGGCATGGCCTTGTACTTGGCCAACATTCAGGAGTGTTGGGGTGGATGCTTTAAACATGTGAATGTCGAAGTCAGCACTTTCATAAAGGCAAAGAGGCTCCTCGGAGAGAGGAGAAGGTTGCAATCTCTCCTCGTTCCAGAAGTAAATCTGTCCGCTGCAGCTCCTTCACTTCAAAAGTAGCAGAACGCACTCAGAGGAATAAAGAAGATTGAAGTGATGCTGAAGCTTGACTGCGGCGGATGATTTGCCCACCAGACATGTTTCCTAATATTAAGCAGCCGAGAAGATAACAGACGGATACAGATATGGTAgttagggggggaaaaaagttttattttgagcaCAAGCaatttacacacattttctcctctcctcctcctcctcctcctccgcctcccgCTGCCCCaactaaataaactttgacAGAGCAAATATTTTCAAGCTACACTCAGACTTTAGAATGCAGCCGTCATGAACTGCCATGTCAAAGTGCATCTGCATCATGGGGAGGCCTACACTCAATTGATCAATAATAGATGTCGTGCTAAAGCTACAACTGCTGCCGTTTGCCGACCACATTTTCAGCCAGCTCCAACAGCAGAGGGTATCTGAGCGTCCTCTTCCTCCATGACTCCGGGATTCCGCGGAGACCGGTCTGCAAATAACGTCGAGAGGACAGATTAATGCAGAAGAACTCTTGGAATGGACGAGCGCGCTGTCAAAGCTAATGAGTGTTTCACAAATATAGACGAGGAGGATGTATGCACAATGTTTCCAAGCATCGTTTCTCATCAAGACCTGCAAAAACATTCTACTTTTAGTGCGTCTGACTgacaatttcacaaaaatacaaccTTTAATTTGTAGGTAATTGCTTGGTTCACAGGTAATTTTGTTCAACAAAATTGCCAACATCACACTTTCTGGTACCTTCGATATGAATGAGTTGTGCTCTCTACACCATTACAGAAGGTTGAAACATTGAGAGGAATTTTTTGATACAATTATTGATTGAACCGCGGCCCCGTTTAATCACAGAGGAAATGGACCGCAGCCAATCAGGTGTAACGATAGGAAGTCGACTAcctctgccaaaaaaaaaaaaacggaacgATGAGCGTCTCCGCTCCCGCACGCACTTCGCGATCCAATTTACTCTCGCAAATTTTGCCACAATAGTCcagttcaatttaattcaaaactactttattggTCACAAAGGGAACCATTGCTCTAGGGACTGAGGCGACCATGGAAGAAGTTTGATGCGTGTGATGAAACGTTTTGCGCTGGTTTGGTGGCGTTCTGATCTGAAGAGCTGCACTCCCAAAACTCCTTTGGTAGAGTAACAGAACCACAGCATTACACGTCCTCCGCCATGTTTTAACAGTGGGGCGTGAGTTCCATAACCTTCTCTCACAATCCTTGCTTGGAGGCGCAGTTCCGATCAAAGTGCCACACATTAGCATTTGTTATTATTGTCTCTTTCAGCTTTTAATCATATATGTAATAATGACCATTTTGTGAAAGCGTACCTCTACATTGAAATGCATTACATCTgcagatatttaataaaaaaaaactatgcacAATCTTTTTCCCACACCAGTATGAGTTCAGATCATTGCCTGACATTCCTACTGTACCTGCGCCCCGAAGCAGGCTCCGATGAAGGAGGCCCGGCTGGCGGTGCATCCCCCTCGGCGCATGGTGTCCCTCACAGCCTCCTCCAGCTGTTTCATAGTCAGGACCCCGTGCAGCGCCGCCTGGAACGCGCCGGGCAAAGCTGGACACAGACGACTGCAGGCATGTTTCCAATTATCCGCAAAAGCACCGTCATTTGCTCCGCTCTTCAGACGCCATTAGCAGGGACGTGAGCGGATCTAGCGAGGGGAActttaaaagctgtttaaacCCCGAGACAGCCAACTCAGCAGGGGAGGgcaggataaaaaataaataaaaaaaacggaggaggagggagagcaTTACAGATCAAAGGCAAAAGGGGGGCCTAATGACAGGATCTACATTCAGGAAGGGCGTGCAGGCCATGCCAAGTCAACAGACCTGAGTCCCGCTGCCATCTACTGGCTTACCTCATGTGTTAGTGAACACAGCGGGTATGAGCTGATGGGACACTTTGGCTAAGTTCTCCTTCACCTGGCCGATATGCGCTTCAGTCAAGAcagagaagaaggagaagaagagaaacaaaatacagtGGTTCATTCGAATCTCATCAGTCAAACTTTGGTGTTTATTCAAAGATGGTCTGCATATACTTCTATTCTAACTGCTCCTGTTTAAAGGGGAATTAGTTTCCGCTGTGCAAATTCAAGATAGACATCAGCATGTACAGCATTTCTTATTGGAAAACTTATGCTTAACTATCATGGATGCTCCAGGGCTTTTCATTAGCTCAGTGAAATTAAATCTGAGAGGCAAACTGATTGGACTGAGGTTGTGGCTCATTTCACATAATGGTAATTATGTGGTTCTTACCCAAGATTGCATGTTTACTCTCTCCTCTTAAGATCACCTTACAACTCTTAGTTTCCCAATTTCTAATGACCACGGTAAATGCAACCCCTAAGTACTAACACATATAGGCCTAAAGACTGCTACATTCACAAAGCAGGGCCCCACTTTGATAGTTGTAGTTTACGGCGTCAGATCAATTCACCAATGACAGCCCTGTCCAGATCCTGAGGGTTCTTCCTGTTGGGGTCGCTCAGCTGAGCCACAACTGCATCCAAAGCGTCGGGATCCGGGCCTTTCAGAACGAAACGTTCCAGAAATCTGGAATTCGCACACAAACGCACCACGATTCAGGACGCCCCTGGCGCTTAAGATGCAATCCGGCGAAATCGTCGCTCCCCTCTCCATCCCCGTCCTCACCTCGCAGCAGCCAGAGTCACTGCCACGCACATGTCGTTGTTTTGGGTGACGCGCGTGGCGCTCTCCACTTTCTCCAGCATCTCGGGTCGCCCGGCGAACATGGCGACGACCGGAGCGAGTTTGGTGACAACGTCAATCTGACAGTCCACGTCGCagccttaaagaaaaaaaaaaaaaaaaaaacgtacgGCGGGATTATagtcttcaaatattttatatcagaTGCCAGTTCGTTTGAGATTATGGTTACATTTTTTCATCACCTGGTTCTTCTTTTCCGGCGTCAACATTTCTTAAGAAAGCCTTCAGGCTCACGTTCCTCCACGGACCGTCAATGGAAAGAATGGCTTTGGGACCTAACCGGTGAAACGATGAGAGGGTTTCATGGCGGTCAAATCACCAGATAGATGTTAATATTACACAAGGGTATATGCAGATTGTAGTTTTGATGGTGATTGTTTCAGTTAGTACGGGAGAGAACCTATGAAACCAGCCCAGCACTTTGTCAAAATATCACTGCTCCCTTTGTTAGATCAGGAATTTTATTGTCATTAACTCCCTTTTCGGGTATCAATTTCACAACCCAAATCTAGGCCTGATTACCGCCAGACTTGTAGAATAAAGAAATTCACCCAGTCCGAACCCGTCTGACAACATGAGGTAggctaaaagatctcaaaaccCCAGTggtgtttcacattttctccatatggagaaaacatggaacagcgGTGAACCGTGCCAGTAGTGGCTGGCCCATCGGAACCACCGtaagaatgcagcaaaaaaCGTATAAACTTATCCAGGAAGTTGCACAAGAACCACAAGCCTCGCTTTGTGTTAAGCTTTGGACAGTGTCAATTattagaaataagaaaataaggaCGAAATAGGggtaaaaattacatttgtggGAGAGTTTCTAGGCTGACTCCAGGGAACAAGAAATTCTGTTGCTTTGGGAATATTTTCTGTGGATTATTGAGACAAAACTCCAGTGGAATTTTAGTTTTCGCAAAACGTTATTAGAACTGGTGTAAGACTTGTTTAAAATCTACATCATGGTTGTAGAGCCTGTCGTTGCTCTGCTGTGTCAAAAAAATGGATGATTTGTGGTAACTGATGAAACTTTGTGCCAAAAAATGCTAAAGGACAACGTCTGACCTCGAGTTATTAGTAACCTTACGCACTAAATTAATTGGATTAGgcagcaggacaatgattcaaagcataaaaatgtgtctacctctgaataaaagcaaaaaaacaaaacaatagaaaataaaataaaagtgaggaTTTTGCAATGccttagtcaaagtccagttcAATAGATCATTTATCCGTAAGGCCCCATTAATGTGGCTGGTggtatttaaatgaattcatcaCTTAGAAACTGTTTTAGTATAGTTTTCAAATTCAGATGATCTTTGTTTCGCATAAAACACTGCTTGGATGTCTGAAACTTTTTGTGAGTTTTGAAGTGTCAAACAACAGAAGAAATCGTAAAATATCTGTATAGATTTTCACCAGATGGAAAAAAACGTATGCTTTCTAGAGTTCAGGTTTCTCTAGGTGAAGCTTGGCGTTCGGTCCCTCCGAAGTTCCCTCCGAAAAATAACGACGCAATGACTCCAAGACATGCAGCTGTCTGCCGTTTACTGGACCCAGCGGCGTACTCTGCTGCTGTGGTAAGTTACTGCAGAACTGAATCTTACATGTCACCCTCGCAGTAAAACAAGGCAGCAAACATTTACGGCGCAACAGAGAGCGC is a window of Xiphophorus maculatus strain JP 163 A chromosome 21, X_maculatus-5.0-male, whole genome shotgun sequence DNA encoding:
- the LOC102232721 gene encoding endophilin-B1-like, translating into MDFNVKRLAADAGTFLSRAVQFTEEKLGQAEKTELDAHLENLLGRAENTKQWTEKIMKQTEVLLQPNPNVRLEEFVYEKLEKKAPARINNHDLLGHSMIEAGSDFGPGTAYGNALIKCGETQKQIGGAEREFIQSSAINFLTPFRNFLEGDFKTILKERKLLQVKRLDLDAAKTRLKKARMPDARAAAEQELRMTQSEFDRQAEITRLLLEGVSSTHAHHLRCLNDFVEAQTTYYAQCYQYMVDLQKQLGSFPSSFSNNNQSSMSGGANVSVPTAPMSASLPSVSAGSGSLAAASGGFSELRSSNVSRKARVLYDYDAASSNELSLLADEVITVNSVPGMDSDWLMGERGNQKGKVPITYLELLN